A region of Roseobacter litoralis Och 149 DNA encodes the following proteins:
- the cueR gene encoding Cu(I)-responsive transcriptional regulator, with translation MNIGDVSRVSGLPTKTIRYYEDIGLVNPARGANGYRDFSEQDGHKLAFLGRSRSLGFSIEECRTLLSLYEDRDRASADVKDVAARHLERIAQKIEELEAMKSTLETLVTRCHGDDRPDCPILNDLAGGEVVTA, from the coding sequence ATGAATATCGGAGACGTGTCGCGCGTCAGTGGATTGCCGACAAAGACCATCAGATACTACGAAGACATCGGCCTTGTGAACCCAGCGCGCGGGGCCAACGGATATCGCGATTTCAGCGAGCAGGACGGGCACAAGCTCGCCTTTCTTGGCCGGTCCCGCTCGCTCGGTTTCTCGATCGAGGAATGCCGAACCCTTCTGTCGCTTTATGAAGACCGCGATCGCGCCAGCGCCGACGTAAAGGATGTTGCTGCCCGGCATCTGGAGCGCATTGCGCAAAAGATCGAAGAACTCGAGGCGATGAAATCCACGCTGGAAACGCTTGTCACGCGCTGTCACGGTGATGACCGCCCCGACTGTCCGATCCTGAACGATCTCGCTGGTGGTGAGGTGGTGACTGCATGA